TGGCGCGTCTGGGAGCTGGGGAAGCTGGGGAAGCTGGGGGAGCTGGGGGAGCTGGGGAAGCTGGGAGACAAAATTTCTATAACCCATTACCCTATTGCCTAAGACACACCGAGCGAAGTCGAGGTGTTGCCTATTGCCTATTGCCTATTGCCTGACCAATGACAAATGACAAATGACAAAATCTGTCCCTATTCCAATAAAGATGCGGTTAACAATGAATAGACCTGACCATCAATCAAAAGGCGGGTAATGCCTTTAGCTTGTAAATAAGAACAGGTTTTCTGCAACATTTTCCCATCAGGCACTTTAATCACGCGCTGGGAACGGTTAGAAAAGCGTCGTGCAACCCTATGATTATCAAAAACTGGCAAAGTTTGTTGCTGGACTTCCTCAGCCGGAATACCTCCCAAGTCACTAAATTCTCGCAGAGGTCGCGCAATTAACTCGGCTGCTCGGTCTATCACTAAATAGCAGGGTTTCGGAAAAGAAGCTTCCGACAGGGGTAAGACTTGAATATTTGCCCCCCTGGGAACATGAGTCGTCGTCAAAGGTTTTGGAATAGCACTATCTTCCTCGTCCTCGTCCTCGTCCTCGTCCCAATCCTCCTCAAAATCCTCATCTAAATCCTCATCTAAATCCTCATCCAAATCTTCATCCAAATCCTCGTCCAAATCCTCGTCCAAATCCATTAAATCTTCATCCAACAAATCCTTTAGGTGGCTGGTTTCTGCCTGATCCATTTCTTCAAGCAGATCTTCTGAGTCTTCTGTATCCCTTTGAGTTTCTGTTCGATTAAACTCCAGAGGCAACTCACCTTGTTTTGCCTGGGATTCTGCATCAGATTGATCAGTTACAGAAGAACGTTTGCGCCGCCGACGTTGATTGGGATACTCAAATCCTGATTCTTCGTCTTCTGATTCTTCCTCTTCCGATTCTATCGAAAGTTGGGGAGAGGGAGAAACCGACAACGATTTAGGTTCAATCCGCTCCACCAGCTTGGGTTTTGGCTTCGTCGCTGACGTCCCTGACCCTGGCGTGCGATTAGCTCGCTTTTGCTGGATGAGGGCTTCATAGTCCGACTCCAACAACGTGCTTTTGAGCAGGCGGCTAATCGTTGAATTACTGACACCATAACGATCAGCCAGGGTTGAGGTTGTCTCTTCTGGCTGTCGATACAAGTTCAAAATATTTTTTTTATCGGTTTCAGTTAGTTTTCTTGGACTCATAGCTAATTTTAAGTTCGCCGACGTGAACCGCGACGAGAACGACTGGAGACGTCATATTCTAGGGCAGCGCCTATGGCAAAAAGTAAGGCACTAAATATAAAGAAGACATCTAGGAGACCCCCACTTTCATAGTCCTGACCACGAGCCTTAGCCAGAGTGCCATAAGCTTTAAACCCCATATCCGCAATGTATAGGGAAAATGTTGCTGCGGCAATCATGCGCCATGATTGGGCAAAGCGCCCCCCCCAAAATGCTAACAAAAGTGTTGAGGCAATGATGAGTAGGAAAACATCAAAAACGATGTATACAAAATTCAACGTTTTTGATAAAGGACTCAGGGCTTGATCCAGGGAAATAACCCAACCGGGCAACTTGCCAGTTTCAGGAACCTCAGCTTCAGTTGTTGCAGCAGCTTCAGGTGGGCTAACTGCCACCCGTAGTGAAAGAGAAGCCACCAAGCGGGGCGATACTGTCGCTGTTGCTGACTCAGTTGTTGGCAAGACAGAATTGTCAGCCTCTGACTCTACGGCTACAGGAGGAGCTAATAAAACCCAAACCGCTAAAGCAATCCCCAAAGCAGCGATTAATCCCACCGTTACCCACTGCTTCCACTCTAAATTTAATCGCCTCGGCAGAACGGCTAAAATCATGCCCCAACCAATACAGATATAAGAAATCACGTAAAAGAAATCGGCAGGGGATACATCGGGGTCAAGACCAAAGTATAGCTCCCATACGCCAAATATCAAGTTGGCGATAAAGTAAAAAAGCATACCTAAACCAATTCCCAGCCAGACATTGCGTCCACTGGCAATCTGAGGGCTACGCCAATTTCTATAGCAGAGTAAAGCAGCTCCCAAAAAGGGCAAACACTCTAGGACATAAGTGCTAAAGGAGTACCAAAAGGGATACTCTTCTCCCGGTGGTTTGACGCTAAACAGTAGAAAAAACAGCATAGACACTACTGCCCACCCAATTCCTAGATAGACGATATTCTGACCTGTGAGTAGGGATTGAGTTCCAGATGACTTATCTACAGAGCTGCTCATAATGCTTTCTTTATTTTGAAATCTCTAACAATGGCAATTACGTAAGCAATACTTATTTATAAACTTAGCGGCTGATGTCCTAAAATTCCATCTTGGCAACCATCCATGATACATTTATTTATCCTTGACGTTCTATTATTGCCACAACTTTCCTAGGGGAGAGGATTTGAGCCACTCCATAAACTGACTTTGCTCATTAGCTGGCATATCCTGCAAGATATCGCCCACTCCTTCGGCAAAATTCGCATTGCCAAAGTATTCCTTCCCCAAGCGATAGAGTTCCTGCAATAGAGTAATCAGATGGTGTTCTTCCCATGGAGGAACTTGTAGGGTGTTGAGCGGATCGACAGTCAGTAAGTGATTCACGGCTTCCGGCGAATCGGCTTGGGGAAAATGCCACTGTTGAAAGACATCCGTGATATCCTTCTGAAACAATCCCGCTTGCCTATTTCCAAGTAAATCTTCAACATCCAGGTAAACTGTTTGCAGCAGTAGGAGACAGGCTTGGGTATAGGGAGCAATTTTGGTATCCGGACCGCCTTCTGTACCTAATTGCTCTAGACGAATCTTTCCCCACACACTAAAGCGGTCAGGTTCTTCTAGTAAAACACAAGCTTTTCCCTGATTATCTGTCAAATCTCGCCAGAAGGAGCGGGCTTCTTCTTCCTGATGAGCGCGAAACACGCTGATCAAGCGAAAGGTTTGCCCTTGATAACTGAGAATCGGGATTTGCTGCTCTCGCTTCGGGTGCTGAATGCTAGAAATTTCAACATCCTGCCTTTTCAGAATAAACATAACACTGGCAAATGACTCCTGACCGGGCTAGGGTGGTGCTACAGGACGAGCTGTAATCTAATTAACCATCTATCTTGTCTATTTTGTCTATTTTGTCTATTTTGTCTGGGACTTGGGCGAGTCACACAGAAGCCTATCCAGTTTGTGAGCCAATCTCCTAAACTGACAACTTATATGTTTGTCGCGGCTGGATACCTCATCCATGCCCCAAGGTATGAGTGCGATAGTTGACACAAGTTTTGATCCATTATCTATGTTGGTCTATAGTAGTTTACCTTGACCTCAAGCTACTTGAGTCTTTAGTTTCCTCAAATATTGGGGCAAACACCTCGCACACGCAACAACCAATGTCGGCTACAATGTTACAATCATCAACGATATCCTAGATTTCTGCTACCCTAAACGATAATGAATCTTGCCAGTTAGGGGTTTAATTTTTGTATTATAAATCTATGCCCTCGTAGCTCAGGTGGATAGAGCAAGGGATTTCTAATCCTTTGGCCGTGGGTTCGAGTCCTACCGAGGGCGCTCTAAAATTGGGGAAAAGGTGATGGGACACAGGTGGATGTTAGCGTTAGCGAAACCCAGCCGGACGCCGTCCGGGAGTTGGGTATTAATCCAAACCGCTCCCACTCAAAACTGCTCCATCTTCATTACTCTAGATGCTGTTGACCAATAACCAATGACGAATGACACCTTAATTTTGTACAGCAAACCGGGTTGCCACCTGTGCGAAGGGTTACAAGAAAAGCTTGAACAGACTCAAACGTTAGATTTTCAGCTAGAGGTGCGGGACATTACCCAGCGGGACGATTGGTTCCAAGCTTATCAATATCAAGTACCAGTGTTGTGTTATCACAAAGATGGCAAAGAAATACCGCTTCCTCGCCCTTCACCCCGTTTGAGTGTGCCGCAGTTAGAGAAAATGTTACAGAAATATTTGTAAGCCGCAAAGAACAGCAGCCGACTGGGTATACGAATCGGCTGGAGGTTGGAGTTGGGGTGTTTGTCCTAATACACTGTAAATTAGCGTCTTTTGGTTTCGACCTCGCAGTTTAAAGGATTTAATCGGTTTAGCCTGATAGCGATCGCGTCTGTGTAATCATACCAAGCAACAGGAGTGCTAATCTGAAGTTCTCCGTTGCCCCTATCCCTCTCGTCGTGAGGAGTTGATTGACATGAAGCTACATGACTTACTAAGGGCAATTCCTAACGTGGTGGAAATGCCGAATCATCCAGCACTTGATGCCCAAATCACAGGAATCTGTACAAATTCCCACGCCTGTCAACCTGGCAATTTGTTTATTGGTATGCCCGGAACCCGTGTCGATGGTGGAGACTTTTGGCAAAGTGCGATCGCCTCTGGTGCTGTCGCGGCGTTAATTTCTCCCCAAGCGGCACAAAAACACCCGCCTCAGCCAAAACCTGATGCTGAACCGCCCTGTATTATTTGTGCCACTGACATGACAGTCGCCTGCGCCCAAGCAGCGGCGGCGTTCTATAACTACCCCACCCGCCAGCTTCAGTTAGTTGGCGTTACGGGTACGAATGGCAAAACTACCACAACCCATCTAATTGAATTTATCCTCACCCAAGCCCAGCGTCCCACTGCCCTTTTTGGTACCCTTTATGCCCGATGGCAAGGATTTTCCCAAACGGCGGTTCACACCACACCGTTTCCCGTAGAATTGCAACAGCAGTTACATTCAGCCGTAGCAGCAGGCTGTGAGTTAGGGGTAATGGAAGTCAGTTCCCATGCCTTGGCACAAGGTCGGGTGTTAGGCTGTGAGTTTGATGTCGCTGTATTTACCAATCTCACCCAAGACCATTTGGATTTCCACCGCGATATGGAGGATTATTTCGCGGCAAAGGCATTATTGTTTAATTCCGATTATCTCCACGGCAAAGCGATTATTAATGCCGATGATCCGTATGGTAAGCGCTTAATCGAAAAAGTTGGACGCGATCGCACCTGGAGTTACAGTGTTCAAAATCCCTCGGCAGATTTGTATACGAGCAACTTGACTTATACATTGATTGGTGTTAAAGGAACACTGCACACACCAGTCGGTGATGTGACCTTCAATTCTCCCCTGGTAGGTCAGTATAATTTGTCCAATGTCTTGGCTGCTGTTGGTGCAGTGTTAAATTTAGGGTTAGATCTAAAAACAGTAGTCACCACCTTAAACCAATTTCCGGGAGTACCGGGGCGGATGGAACGGGTGCAACTTAAACCGGATCAGGATATTAGCGTAATTGTCGATTATGCCCATACACCAGATAGTTTGGAGAACTTGCTCAAAGCCGCCCGACCGTTTATTCAGGGGAGAATGATTTGCGTATTTGGATGTGGAGGCGATCGCGATCGCACCAAACGTCCGAAGATGGGGAAAATTGGCGCAGAATTAGCCGATGTCGCGGTTGTGACCTCCGATAATCCTCGTACTGAAGACCCAGAACGGATTATTCAAGATATCTTAGAAGGGATTCCGGCGACTGTAGAGCCAATCGTAATGAGCGATCGCGCCACAGCGATTCGCACGGCTATCTTAGACGCCAAACCGGGTGATGGGGTGCTAATTGCCGGAAAAGGTCACGAAGACTATCAAATACTAGGAACCGAAAAAATTCACTTCGATGACCGTGAACAAGCGCGAGAGGCTCTAGAGCGCCGATTTAGTTGATTGGTCATTGGTCATTGGTCATTGGTCATTGGTCATTGGTCATTGGTCATTGGTCATTGGTCATTACGTGAAGTCGGGGCGGGTTTAGTTACATCTGGGTGTAACCAAAAAGATAGTAGTAAAACCCGCCCCTACACAATCTCCCCCATCTTCTCCACAACCTAATGAACTCACCACCGACACCGGATTTGTCCCTTTACCAGCTAGCGCTGGATAATTTGACAACACCTCAGTCTCTCTCAATCAGTCCAGTGGGACTCAAAACCTTGATTGGAGCTATGGTTGATGTCCTGATTGAAGAAAAAATCCCCGCCACAATCTGGGTGAAGTCCCCATCTGTCGCCGGGTGGCGGGAGGAACTGTGGCGGTATCGACAACAGAGGGGTATTCCGCAAACCCTCTATTGGTGTAACTGTGTTGGTGAAGTCTCTGATGCGATCGCGATTCAGGATGACCCAGCCGTTAACTCGGATGCTCAACTGTTCCCAATTCAGCTAGCCGCCGGAAGCCAGCTTAAACGCGAATCGTTTTTATTAGTTCTGTCTAAGCAATTGACCACTCTGATTGTGGCATATCAGCTACCTGAGGGAGAAACTTCTCATCAGTCTCAGTCATGGCTGGCTATTTGTACATTTGAACGACGAGTGATCTATCGGGTGTTGCAGAGACTCAGAGGAAGTATTGCGATCGCGGATAGTACGCCTGATGAGCTACTTGCTGGAGGGGACAACCGATTTTCCTTGGTTCAATCAACAGATGAGAAGACGTTAATCACCCAGGTATTAGTTAAACAATTACAACGAATGGCGGAAATTCTCCAGTCAGGAACAATGGCTGAATCGGGACAGGATAGCGCCATTACCCAATTAACCCATCACCTCAGCCATAAAGACGAACTCCTACGGCGAGTGGCGCAGGAACTGAAAACTCCATTAACGAATATGAAAACAGCGCTGAGTCTCTTGGAATCGCCTCAACTCAAACTCGCCCAGCGTCAACGTTACCTACAGCTTCTCAATAGTGAATGCGATCGGCAAAATTCATTAATTGTGGGATTGTTAGATCTCGTTGCAGCCGATGAACCCCAAGCGGGAGTCAAATCTGTCGTGGAATTGGCAGAAATTATTCCCGGTGTGGTGAGTACCTATCAACCATTGGCTCAAGAGAAAGGAATTCAAGTCGGTTATACGATTCCCGCAGATCTACCGAGGGTTTCCTGTTTAGAAACCTGGTTACGGCAAATCGCCATTAATTTACTGCACAATAGTCTCAAATTTACTCCCGCCGGAGGTCAGGTGAGGGTACTGGGAAGTCTTCAGGGGGAATATGTTCAGTTGGCATTTACTGATACAGGAAACGGAATTGCAGCCAGTGAAATTCCCAAGATTTTTGATAGTTTTTACCGAGGACGCCCCATTCCTGGGGAAGAAATGGGAGCGGGTTTGGGATTGACCATTGTGCAGCAATTATTATTACGTTGTGGAGGTTCGATTTCGGTAACCAGTCAAGTAGGGAAAGGATCGACATTTAAAGTATTATTGCCTGTTGTTGGTGATGCTCAATGAGACAGGTTGTAAAAATACTGGCAAGTTTTACCTCACTTTTGGTCAATTCCTGAACTATCGCTGTTACGCTAAGCTGTCATGCATTTAAATTGGGTATTAGTAGCGAGCAAGATGCAAAGCCTGCGGCATGGCTTCGCTAAAGCCTGCGGCATGGCTTCGCTAAACGCACTACAAGGCTTTCGCCATTATTGACATTAAGGTTTAAATGCCGAACAGCTTAGTAGTCAACCCAGAATTTTAACAGGCTAAGGTTCCCGTACTACAAACTACGAACTCAATCACTTGCCTGACAGCTTAACCATACCAATTCCACCGAAGTAAAGACCGATGACAGCACCAGCGAGTAAGCTTTGAGTCAGAGGATCAGTGGAAGGAGTTAGTACAGCACCGAGAATCACTGCACCTAAAATAACAATCCGCCAACCAGAAAGCATTTGAGAGGATGAGACAATACCTAAATTTCCCAATAGAATCTGAATAATTGGTACTTGAAAAGCTATCCCCGTGCTGAACATGAGCAGCAGGACAAATTCAAAATACCGTTCAATTGACCAAGCTTGCTCAACTACATCAGCGCCGTAACTAATAAAGAATTTCAGCGCGGCTGGAATTAGAGCAATGTAAGAAAATCCTAACCCGACGAAAAACAGAATACTCGAACCTAAAACCACAGGTGCAATCAAGCGTCGTTCGCGGCGAGTCAGCCCAGGTAAGACAAACTGAATCACTTGGTAAAGAATGAAAGGCGTCGCCACTAGCAAACCACTGTAACCCGCTACTTTTATGGATACAAAGAAGTATTCACCGGGAGCTAATTGTAAAAACTTAACGCCTTGAGCCGGGATTTCCAATAACTGGACAATGTATTTAACCGCCACAAAGCAGCCAATAGCACCAACGGCTACAGCCAGCAGCGAATAAAAAATCCGCCGCCGCAACTCTTCTAAGTGATCAAACAGTGACATCTCGACATCATTGGGAAGTTCGTCGAGGTTGTCGGTTTCACTGGTGTCGGGTTGCTGGGGTAACGTTTCTACGTCAGGCGTCATAGTTGGCAGAGTTGGATGGTAGTTTGTTAACTATTGTACCGATCGCGGGATGAGGATGCAGGGGAGTGAGCAGTTATCAGTGAGCAGTTATCAGTTATCAGGTAGCAGGGGGAGATGAGGGAGATAGGAGATAGGGGAGCAATGGGAACGTCTATTGTAGGGGCGGGTTTTACCGCTAACGTTTGGTTTTGACCCTGATATCCCTAAACCCGCCCCGACAGAGTGCAAGCAGTTTTCAACAAAGGACAAATGACAAAAGACAAATGACAACTAAGGACGAATACCAAATTCACTCAAACGCTGTTCTAACTCTCCGAGTAAAGTATCTACATCTTTACCCAGTTCCTCAAAACATACCGGAGGAGGAGATTCCGGTTCAAAATGAATTAACTTAATTTGGTCATTACCAATCCCAATCATTAAAACTTCTTTATCCGGTTGGTGAGCATTGACAATACCTATCATTTCCTGAAGATAGTTCTCAACCTTTTGATTCAGTTTTTCCAGCGCTGCTTTGGGACAATAGACAAAATGGGGTCTAGGTTTCAGGTCAATTCCTATAGTTTCGTCACTTTCGCCCTTCTCTAGAAAGAGTCCCCACGACAGCGCAGCCAGTTCCTTACTATGTTTTTTAGCAAACTGATTTAGCTTAACTTTCCATTGATCCTCTGGCTTATTCGGCTGAGCTTTACTGAACATAATCATGGTTGATAATCCCCAATGACGTAGCTGGCTTCTTTTTGAAAGCGAATAGGACAAATGACTAAGGACAAATGACGAATGATAACCTAATTATTTAACCCCAGACTGAACCCGCCACAGCATCGCATAAATAGCTTGTTGCTCTAGTAGTTGTTCATGGGTGCCTTGTTCAACTAATTTACCCTTATCCATCACATAAATACAATCAGCATTGCGTACTGTAGACAAGCGATGAGCGATCGCGATCGTGGTTCGGTTTTGGGTAATCTTCTCTAGCGATCGCTGAATAGCTGCTTCTGTCTCGTTATCCACGGCGGAGGTGGCTTCATCGAGGATCAGCACCGGGGGATTTTTTAAGATAGCACGGGCAATTGCTAATCGCTGCTGTTGTCCACCGGATAACTTTTGTCCTCTCTCCCCGATAATTGTGTCGTAGCCTTGGGGAAGTTGGCAAATAAATTCATGGGCTTCAGCAATTTCGGCGGCGGCTGTTACCTCAGATAAGGTGACATTAAAACTACCATAGGTAATATTTTCCCGCACTGTGCCATGAAACAGAAACACATCCTGGCTGACTAAACCAATGGCTTGGCGTAAATCAGCTAACTGAAGCTGACGCAGGTCAATTCCATCTAGGGTTATGGTTCCGTCTTGGACTTCATAGAGTCTCAATAATAACTTGACTAAGGTACTTTTCCCGGAACCCGTTGCACCGACAATGGCAATAGTTTTTCCGGCTGGCATAAGCAGGGACAGATTTTCTATCACAGGATGGCGTCCCTGATAGGAAAAGGTAATATTTTTTAACGCTAACTCACCTTTTACCTGACTCACAGGCAAAGAAATCTCGCCCGAATGCATCGTAATTGGTGTATCTAACAAATTCATCACCCGGCTTGTAGACGCCATCGCCCGTTGATAGAGATCCAGTGTTTGTCCCAATCGGGTGAGGGGCCACAATAAACGTTGAGTAAGGAATACTAACACGCTATAAGTACCGACGGCTAATCTCCCCGCTACCGCTTCCATGCCCCCATAGAGGAGAATGCCGATAAAGCCCAATAAGATAAGGATACGAATTAATGGCACAAACGCCGCCGAGAGTGCGATCGCGCGACGGTTACTTTGACGATAGGCTTCACTTTGGGCAGTTATGCGCTGGATTTCATACGCTTCCGCCGTAAAGCTTTTAATCGTGGTGATTCCGGTCAAATTATTGGCTAATTGCCCATTGAGTAAACTCACCTTTTCCCGAACCTCAGCATAACGGGGCGCAAGGCGGCGCTGGAAGGCGATGGAACCCCAGAGAATAAAGGGCATGGGTAGAAGTGCCATCCAAGACACCCCAGGTGCCAGAATCACGAAAGTAGCACCAATAATCACAACGGTTGTAGATACCTGGAGAATTTCATTCGCGCCAACATCCAGAAAGCGTTCCAGTTGGTTGATATCATCATTGAGAATCGACATCAACCTGCCCGTACTCCTATCCTCAAAATAAGCCAAGTCGAGGGATTGTAAGTGGGCGTAAGCATCTAAGCGCAAGTCATGCTGAATCGTTTGTGCCAGATTACGCCAGAGTCGGTTGTAGGCATATTCAAACAGGGATTCTAATCCCCAGATGATCAGACTCAGCAATGCCAGAATCAACAGTTGTGTGAAGATATCAGTGACGCCAAGTTGGGCAATTAAGGAATCCTCTTTTTGAACTACCACATCCACCGCCGCACCAATTAAGGCGGGTGGCGCTAAGTCAAAGATTTTATTCAGAACCGAACAGGCGATCGCCTGCCTGATTTCCGTGCGATAGTTATGACCGTAGGCAAATAGGCGTTTGAGTGGTGATTGGTCATTGGTCATTTGTCATTTGCTCCCTCTGCTCCCTCTGCTCCCTCAGCTTCCCCAGCTTCCCCAGCTCCCTCTGCTCCCTCTGCTCCCTCTTGTTTATTTTGTAACAATCCGTAGAATAAGTATATTTACTCGACCGAGTTATGTGAAGGTTGTATGAAGCTCAATTTCACAGAGACTTCGGCAACCCCCCATAACCTCGTGTTTTGTTCCAACTTAATTATGATATTTCGATAAAGATTGCGGGTAAGGCTTACCATCTTGAGAAAGGAGTGGCAAGATGATTTATAGGTATCAGGGCATTAACCAGTAAGCTATAGGCGATCGCTTCCTTACCCTAAATCACAATTTTTTTGACCACTTACAGGGTATTACGAGCAAGCAATGATGATTACTAACGCCAACCCCTCGATTATTCCTCCCCGAATTGATTATTGCCTCACTGCAACTGAGCAAGGATGGCAATTGACGGCTTGGGAACCTGCTATTGTGGGGGGCAATAGAGTTAAACCCTATCTCTGGAAGTTTAATTCTGAACTCCAAACCCTACAGGAAGCGCATCGGACGCTTCAGCTCATTCTGGGCGAAGAATAGTTTTGTATTGTTCAATCTGCATTTTTGCGACTGTCTGAGTGAGCGTTAAGCTCATGCGTTTTGAGTTTATGACCCTAAACGACTGTGATAGCCTGATTTGGCTGGATTTGAGGAACACAGATTTCGGCTGGTTGTACAGTAAAGTTTATTTAAGTTTGATTTCTAGCTCTTTATATCCCGTCGTTTCATCCATTGTTCTCAAAAAGATTAAATTGTCGCTGACACCCATAATAATTTCAGCCGTTGTATAGATGATACATCCTTCTAAAAGATGCCCTCCGATTGTTTTGCCTTTTTTATCCGACAGGGCAAGGTGTAAGTGGATACCATGGATTGACAGAGTGCCAACCAGGGAAACAATCTCGAAGCGCCGCTTGAAGGCTTGAGCATAATTTTGACCCGCAAAGCGCAGGGTAGCTTGTTTGAGGCTACCCACAGCCGTAATCATAAACCCAGCTTCAATCTGGTGCTGTTTGACGAAATGCCCTAAACTTACCTTTAAATCGTCATTGGGTTTTAAGCGAATCGCAAAAATTTGCATGGTGTATGATGATGGCGGCAGCGCTAGTTTTAAGTCAGATCGATGAGAGTTGTAATTACCACTTTTGTGGTAGTATTTAGCCTAATAGAATTGTCCCAGTGGATGAGCGATTTTATCTTACCCATGCCAGTATTCATTTTGGCAGGAGCATTACTCGCGATCGCGTCTAACTACGGTAAATCTCCAGGTTGGTCTATTTCTCTACAACCCAGACAATTCTCAAGCAATCAAACTCAGTCTCCCTCGGTGGAGAGTGCTAATCCAGCCTCTAACTCGACGGTGCTTAATCCATCATCATCCACATCACTACCTAAGCCGCCTCGTTCGATTTCCTTTACGATTCCTCGCCGTTCATCAGAGAATCCATGATCAAGATTGTCGGGATTTTCGGAATCATCTCAGTTGTAGGGGCGAGTCGCTGCACATAGTAGGCGGTGTAAGAATTAACCTATATCGACTCGCCCCTGTCCCAATGTGGTGTTATGCCAAATCCGGGTTAACTATTCCTAAAGAGAGCAAATCGCCAAAACCCTCTAGAGATTTGCCATGGCAAGTCTGGAACAATCTGAACATAAAAGGGTTATGTATGCCGGATTTGGTATTAGATAATTACCGATACCTAATGCAGGGCGACCCGATATAATTAAGGGTTGGGTTCTGTTCATTGAATGCGGCGGGTCGCCCCTACCATGTTTATCTATAGTTACCGATACCTAGTGGGAGGGAAAACCGATCAAATTAAGGATTGGGTAGTGTTGATTGGGTACGGCGAGTCGCCCATCCCTGTGAGCTTCTCTGTACACCCTCAGTGACCCATATTCCGTTTCATTTGCTGCAACTCCTCATCGGTTTCCCAGCGCTGAAATTGAGTCTCTAAGGGGTCTACCCCTGCTCCAATGTTGTAATTTGAACTCTGGTTCCAAGCCGATGTCTGCCACTGAGATTGAGCTTGAGCTTGGGCTTGGGCTTGAGTGCGGGCAGCTTCGACTTCTCTGGCTTTGGTATGAACTTC
The DNA window shown above is from Coleofasciculus chthonoplastes PCC 7420 and carries:
- a CDS encoding Npun_F0813 family protein encodes the protein MFILKRQDVEISSIQHPKREQQIPILSYQGQTFRLISVFRAHQEEEARSFWRDLTDNQGKACVLLEEPDRFSVWGKIRLEQLGTEGGPDTKIAPYTQACLLLLQTVYLDVEDLLGNRQAGLFQKDITDVFQQWHFPQADSPEAVNHLLTVDPLNTLQVPPWEEHHLITLLQELYRLGKEYFGNANFAEGVGDILQDMPANEQSQFMEWLKSSPLGKLWQ
- a CDS encoding glutaredoxin family protein; amino-acid sequence: MTNDTLILYSKPGCHLCEGLQEKLEQTQTLDFQLEVRDITQRDDWFQAYQYQVPVLCYHKDGKEIPLPRPSPRLSVPQLEKMLQKYL
- a CDS encoding UDP-N-acetylmuramoyl-L-alanyl-D-glutamate--2,6-diaminopimelate ligase translates to MKLHDLLRAIPNVVEMPNHPALDAQITGICTNSHACQPGNLFIGMPGTRVDGGDFWQSAIASGAVAALISPQAAQKHPPQPKPDAEPPCIICATDMTVACAQAAAAFYNYPTRQLQLVGVTGTNGKTTTTHLIEFILTQAQRPTALFGTLYARWQGFSQTAVHTTPFPVELQQQLHSAVAAGCELGVMEVSSHALAQGRVLGCEFDVAVFTNLTQDHLDFHRDMEDYFAAKALLFNSDYLHGKAIINADDPYGKRLIEKVGRDRTWSYSVQNPSADLYTSNLTYTLIGVKGTLHTPVGDVTFNSPLVGQYNLSNVLAAVGAVLNLGLDLKTVVTTLNQFPGVPGRMERVQLKPDQDISVIVDYAHTPDSLENLLKAARPFIQGRMICVFGCGGDRDRTKRPKMGKIGAELADVAVVTSDNPRTEDPERIIQDILEGIPATVEPIVMSDRATAIRTAILDAKPGDGVLIAGKGHEDYQILGTEKIHFDDREQAREALERRFS
- a CDS encoding DICT sensory domain-containing protein — translated: MNSPPTPDLSLYQLALDNLTTPQSLSISPVGLKTLIGAMVDVLIEEKIPATIWVKSPSVAGWREELWRYRQQRGIPQTLYWCNCVGEVSDAIAIQDDPAVNSDAQLFPIQLAAGSQLKRESFLLVLSKQLTTLIVAYQLPEGETSHQSQSWLAICTFERRVIYRVLQRLRGSIAIADSTPDELLAGGDNRFSLVQSTDEKTLITQVLVKQLQRMAEILQSGTMAESGQDSAITQLTHHLSHKDELLRRVAQELKTPLTNMKTALSLLESPQLKLAQRQRYLQLLNSECDRQNSLIVGLLDLVAADEPQAGVKSVVELAEIIPGVVSTYQPLAQEKGIQVGYTIPADLPRVSCLETWLRQIAINLLHNSLKFTPAGGQVRVLGSLQGEYVQLAFTDTGNGIAASEIPKIFDSFYRGRPIPGEEMGAGLGLTIVQQLLLRCGGSISVTSQVGKGSTFKVLLPVVGDAQ
- the tatC gene encoding twin-arginine translocase subunit TatC, with the protein product MTPDVETLPQQPDTSETDNLDELPNDVEMSLFDHLEELRRRIFYSLLAVAVGAIGCFVAVKYIVQLLEIPAQGVKFLQLAPGEYFFVSIKVAGYSGLLVATPFILYQVIQFVLPGLTRRERRLIAPVVLGSSILFFVGLGFSYIALIPAALKFFISYGADVVEQAWSIERYFEFVLLLMFSTGIAFQVPIIQILLGNLGIVSSSQMLSGWRIVILGAVILGAVLTPSTDPLTQSLLAGAVIGLYFGGIGMVKLSGK
- the ccmS gene encoding beta-carboxysome assembly chaperone CcmS — translated: MFSKAQPNKPEDQWKVKLNQFAKKHSKELAALSWGLFLEKGESDETIGIDLKPRPHFVYCPKAALEKLNQKVENYLQEMIGIVNAHQPDKEVLMIGIGNDQIKLIHFEPESPPPVCFEELGKDVDTLLGELEQRLSEFGIRP
- a CDS encoding ABC transporter ATP-binding protein, whose amino-acid sequence is MTNDQSPLKRLFAYGHNYRTEIRQAIACSVLNKIFDLAPPALIGAAVDVVVQKEDSLIAQLGVTDIFTQLLILALLSLIIWGLESLFEYAYNRLWRNLAQTIQHDLRLDAYAHLQSLDLAYFEDRSTGRLMSILNDDINQLERFLDVGANEILQVSTTVVIIGATFVILAPGVSWMALLPMPFILWGSIAFQRRLAPRYAEVREKVSLLNGQLANNLTGITTIKSFTAEAYEIQRITAQSEAYRQSNRRAIALSAAFVPLIRILILLGFIGILLYGGMEAVAGRLAVGTYSVLVFLTQRLLWPLTRLGQTLDLYQRAMASTSRVMNLLDTPITMHSGEISLPVSQVKGELALKNITFSYQGRHPVIENLSLLMPAGKTIAIVGATGSGKSTLVKLLLRLYEVQDGTITLDGIDLRQLQLADLRQAIGLVSQDVFLFHGTVRENITYGSFNVTLSEVTAAAEIAEAHEFICQLPQGYDTIIGERGQKLSGGQQQRLAIARAILKNPPVLILDEATSAVDNETEAAIQRSLEKITQNRTTIAIAHRLSTVRNADCIYVMDKGKLVEQGTHEQLLEQQAIYAMLWRVQSGVK
- a CDS encoding PPC domain-containing DNA-binding protein; amino-acid sequence: MQIFAIRLKPNDDLKVSLGHFVKQHQIEAGFMITAVGSLKQATLRFAGQNYAQAFKRRFEIVSLVGTLSIHGIHLHLALSDKKGKTIGGHLLEGCIIYTTAEIIMGVSDNLIFLRTMDETTGYKELEIKLK